One genomic region from Leucoraja erinacea ecotype New England chromosome 36, Leri_hhj_1, whole genome shotgun sequence encodes:
- the LOC129713464 gene encoding sorbitol dehydrogenase-like has translation MSENLALVVHGPGDIKLDKRPIPEPGAGEVLVKMHSVGICGSDVHYWQHGKIGEYVVKKPMVLGHEAAGTVFKLGSGVTNLKVGDRVTIEPGVPRENCDYCKIGRYNLSSTIFFCATPPDDGTLCRYYVHNANYCFKLPECVSYEEGALIEPLSVAIHACRRGRVQMGHKILIMGAGPIGLLNLLVAKSMGAGPIAVTDLVQERLDMAKCMGAAAVFKVEKCTCPRELAQKVKSSLCGMPDVTIDSTGAEQSIQTGIYATRPGGVLVLIGMGQSSTNAPLLTAITRELDIRGVFRYCNTWPTAINMLASKKIDVKPLITHRMPLEQAIEAFELVKKGTALKVIVLCEEQQQQQQQQGGQPQSKTLEQCQQQCQQLLQQCQQQCQQLKDQCSPGR, from the exons atgtcggagaattTAGCACTTGTCGTGCATGGACCAGGCGATATAAAACTG GACAAACGCCCAATTCCGGAACCAGGAGCTGGCG AGGTTCTGGTGAAGATGCATTCCGTTGGGATCTGCGGCTCCGATGTCCATTACTGGCAACATGGAAAAATTGGAGAGTATGTTGTGAAGAAACCAATGGTTTTGGGACATGAAGCCGCGGGGACTGTTTTCAAACTGGGGTCTGGAGTCACAAATCTCAAAGTAG GTGACAGAGTTACCATTGAGCCTGGCGTTCCTCGAGAGAATTGTGACTATTGCAAAATTGGACGTTACAATCTTTCTTCAACAATTTTTTTCTGTGCTACTCCTCCCGACGACGGGACCCTATGTCGGTACTATGTCCACAATGCTAATTACTGCTTCAA GCTTCCAGAGTGTGTGAGTTATGAGGAAGGTGCACTGATTGAGCCGCTGTCTGTCGCGATCCATGCCTGTCGCAGAGGTAGGGTACAGATGGGTCACAAGATCCTCATCATGGGAGCAG GGCCAATTGGACTTCTGAATCTGCTTGTTGCCAAGAGCATGGGGGCAGGTCCCATTGCTGTTACCG ACTTGGTACAGGAGCGACTGGATATGGCAAAGTGCATGGGTGCTGCTGCTGTCTTTAAAGTGGAAAAATGTACATGCCCTCGTGAATTGGCACAGAAGGTGAAGTCTAGTCTTTGTGGCATGCCAGATGTAACTATTGATTCCACCGGAGCAGAACAAAGTATCCAGACTGGAATCTAT GCTACCAGGCCAGGAGGAGTACTGGTATTAATTGGCATGGGCCAATCTTCGACAAATGCCCCTTTACTAACTGCAATAACCCGAGAGCTGGATATCCGAGGGGTTTTCAGATACTGCAACAC gTGGCCAACTGCAATTAACATGTTGGCCTCAAAGAAAATAGATGTGAAACCATTGATCACACATCGCATGCCTCTGGAACAAGCAATAGAAGCATTTGAGCTGGTGAAGAAAGGTACAGCACTCAAAGTGATTGTGTTGTgtgaggagcagcagcagcagcagcagcagcaggggggGCAACCGCAATCAAAGACACTGGAGCAATGCCAACAACAATGTCAGCAGCTGCTGCAGCAGTGTCAACAGCAGTGCCAACAATTGAAAGACCAGTGTTCACCCGGCCGCTGA